One part of the Neodiprion virginianus isolate iyNeoVirg1 chromosome 3, iyNeoVirg1.1, whole genome shotgun sequence genome encodes these proteins:
- the LOC124300228 gene encoding uncharacterized protein LOC124300228 has translation MDGGAPESSEGGGWWITMVLWTIVLFGSFLLNGTLLFAFLKRPGLRTISNRFVMNLIASNLLTCVILTPLLMLDTPPTDSFGSSLCSVSEGAGAFVTASSILSVLLIAIDQYFAVVDPLRYRTRIDKLKCGVLIVSVWLVSVLLALLAAFNPHPHSLWLACLSDHRLVVEPGLGMSLASTISIGNGTEKYDFKSEVKVTESNGSSVIEENVRLTENSTMFFDETFRESFEDTNNTMLGNETLDYVTYGLAYATFYTLFVYLMPFVGVCWMYVSIYSAAHKNSERARRTGSGPMLSSPSFCEEYGNVRHDFSTDDFRRIPKISSLSSIDESIETSPSHIPRGRSEMMLCSSAIEEEPSSGVVFTVGLQKVDVSPKKPAKTIDATKEISKVPISALRAEFLTKKEDNRLTDDNIVRSKFRDRPDNRRKSSHDILCQEILRKNLDRLKIPEDSSGESSANEEEDQDEEEMLKFSKNRRLEDIEVAECHNTFEDRSESNRIPLILDTELSTASSRPNKFKEFGDSDRVEPDISVSTSQQQQQLQLSEVLASPDIHSNVNAASSKMMDTVQSSSSSDSKMTCSGILSRAALEIHNAKSRLQNSLHTNGKSAINARYLNGGYHRPDGAMDQPEDILHKSLSGHNFLEAESSLLGSSANGGPAPTVTITPPHKIPLHRVSSVKSTSSYINSLKYRISNASVFRYREETRAARISALVIVMGLICWTPYVVLLIVRNIEPLRLTGADQLPHNYDVMALSFLILAAYVSPLLFGYRSRRVKRELRKVFCPKRELSYKNNRSLMAKKVLKRRPSSNLSHVEMDTKYNIFSCVYGRNRWPKDKVQFMQVPETAFAVETCRSSFSSGASTQISTTSTEES, from the coding sequence ATTCGTGATGAACTTGATCGCGTCGAATCTGTTGACGTGCGTGATCCTGACCCCTCTTCTGATGTTGGACACCCCGCCGACAGACTCGTTTGGATCCAGCCTCTGCTCCGTCTCGGAAGGTGCCGGGGCTTTTGTGACGGCATCGTCGATACTCTCGGTTCTTCTGATCGCGATTGATCAGTACTTTGCGGTCGTCGATCCCCTTCGATATCGTACGCGAATCGACAAGCTGAAGTGCGGCGTGCTCATCGTTTCTGTATGGCTGGTTTCCGTGCTCCTGGCCCTTCTCGCAGCTTTCAATCCCCATCCTCACAGCCTCTGGTTGGCCTGTTTAAGCGATCATCGACTCGTCGTGGAACCCGGACTGGGCATGAGTCTTGCTTCGACAATTTCCATCGGCAATGGGACGGAGAAATATGACTTCAAGAGTGAGGTGAAGGTCACGGAAAGTAACGGCAGCTCCGTCATTGAGGAGAACGTGCGGCTCACTGAGAACTCTACAATGTTTTTTGATGAAACGTTTCGAGAGAGTTTCGAGGACACTAATAACACGATGCTGGGAAACGAAACGCTCGATTATGTTACCTACGGCTTGGCTTACGCCACTTTTTACACCCTCTTCGTTTACCTAATGCCGTTCGTTGGTGTTTGTTGGATGTACGTAAGCATCTATTCGGCAGCTCATAAAAATTCGGAACGTGCCAGACGCACCGGATCCGGACCGATGTTGTCCTCGCCAAGTTTCTGCGAGGAATACGGGAACGTCAGGCATGACTTTTCCACCGATGATTTTCGTAGGATCCCAAAGATATCGAGTCTGTCGTCGATCGACGAAAGCATCGAAACGAGCCCTAGTCATATACCGCGGGGAAGATCCGAGATGATGCTTTGCTCGTCGGCAATTGAAGAAGAACCATCGAGTGGCGTTGTCTTCACCGTTGGTTTGCAGAAAGTTGACGTGTCGCCGAAAAAGCCGGCGAAGACAATCGACGCTACCAAAGAAATCTCCAAAGTTCCTATATCCGCGCTAAGGGCGGAATTCCTTACTAAAAAAGAAGACAATCGTCTTACGGACGACAACATTGTACGGAGCAAGTTCCGCGATCGTCCCGATAACAGACGTAAATCTTCTCACGATATCCTCTGTCAGGAAATTCTGAGAAAGAACCTCGATCGGTTGAAAATACCGGAGGACTCGAGCGGCGAAAGCAGCGCCaatgaggaggaggaccaggacGAAGAGGAGATGCTGAAGTTTTCGAAAAACCGACGACTCGAGGACATAGAAGTTGCCGAGTGCCACAACACTTTTGAGGATCGATCGGAATCCAATCGAATACCTCTCATCTTGGACACAGAACTCTCAACGGCCAGCAGTCGACCaaacaaattcaaagaatTTGGCGATTCCGATCGTGTTGAGCCGGACATTTCGGTGTCAACGAgtcagcagcaacagcagctgCAGCTATCCGAGGTCCTGGCCAGTCCGGATATTCACTCCAACGTAAATGCTGCATCATCAAAAATGATGGACACAGTACaaagtagtagtagtagtgaTAGTAAAATGACATGTAGTGGTATCTTGTCGCGTGCAGCCCTCGAAATTCACAACGCCAAGTCAAGATTGCAGAATAGTCTTCACACCAACGGCAAATCGGCAATAAACGCTCGCTACTTAAACGGCGGGTATCATCGGCCGGACGGCGCAATGGACCAGCCGGAAGATATTCTCCATAAAAGCTTGTCTGGTCACAATTTCCTCGAAGCTGAGTCTTCTCTATTGGGCAGTTCAGCTAATGGGGGCCCAGCGCCAACGGTGACGATTACGCCgcctcataaaatacctctTCATCGTGTTTCCAGCGTGAAAAGTACCTCGAGTTACATAAACTCGTTGAAGTACAGAATCAGCAATGCTTCGGTGTTTAGATATCGGGAAGAAACGCGGGCGGCTAGAATTAGTGCGCTCGTTATAGTGATGGGTCTGATATGCTGGACGCCGTACGTAGTTCTATTAATTGTCAGGAACATCGAGCCGCTGCGTCTTACCGGGGCTGACCAACTTCCGCACAATTACGACGTGATGGCGCTCAGCTTTTTGATACTGGCGGCATACGTTAGCCCTCTGCTTTTCGGGTACAGATCACGCCGCGTCAAGAGGGAGctgagaaaagttttctgccCCAAACGGGAACTCTCGTACAAGAACAACAGAAGTTTGATGGCAAAAAAGGTACTGAAACGAAGGCCCAGCAGCAATCTTAGCCATGTGGAAATGGACacgaaatataatatttttagcTGCGTTTACGGAAGGAATCGATGGCCGAAAGACAAAGTGCAGTTCATGCAAGTGCCAGAAACCGCGTTTGCCGTTGAAACTTGCAGAAGCAGCTTTTCCAGTGGTGCTAGTACTCAAATCTCAACAACATCCACCGAAGAATCCTGA